From a region of the Sebastes umbrosus isolate fSebUmb1 chromosome 10, fSebUmb1.pri, whole genome shotgun sequence genome:
- the memo1 gene encoding protein MEMO1 — translation MSNRVVCREASHAGSWYSASGSQLNAQLEGWLSKAESTIRPARAIIAPHAGYTYCGACAAHAYKQVDPSVTRRVFILGPSHHVPLSRCALSPAEIYRTPLYDLRIDHKVYADLWKTGLFERMSLQTDEDEHSIEMHLPYTAKAMESHKDEFSIVPVLVGALSESKEQEYGKLLSKYLADPSNLFIISSDFCHWGQRFRYTYYDESQGEIYRSIEHLDKTGMGIIEQLDPMSFTNYLKKYRNTICGRHPIGVLLNAVAELRKSGLEMNFTFLNYAQSSECRNWQDSSVSYAAGALIAH, via the exons GATCCCAGCTGAACGCACAACTAGAAGGCTGGCTGTCCAAAGCAGAGTCTACGATCAGACCTGCTAGAGCCATTATAGCGCC GCATGCAGGGTATACCTATTGTGGTGCTTGTGCAGCACATGCCTACAAGCAGGTTGATCCCTCTGTTAC TCGTAGGGTGTTCATCCTGGGACCTTCACACCATGTGCCCCTCTCCCGCTGTGCCCTGTCACCTGCAGAGATCTATAGAACACCTCTCTATGACCTGAGAATCGACCATAAGG TTTATGCTGACCTCTGGAAAACTGGGTTGTTTGAGCGGATGAGTCTGCAGACAGATGAAGATGAGCACAGTATTGAAATGCACTTGCCTTACACTGCTAAAGCCATGGAGAG CCACAAAGACGAGTTTAGCATCGTCCCTGTGCTCGTGGGAGCCCTGAGTGAGTCCAAGGAACAGGAATATGGGAAGCTGCTCAGCAAGTACCTGGCAGACCCATCCAACCTTTTCATTATCTCATCCGACTTCTGCCACTGGG GTCAACGGTTCCGCTACACATACTATGATGAATCTCAAGGGGAGATCTACAGGTCTATCGAGCATCTTGATAAAACG GGGATGGGCATTATAGAACAGCTGGATCCCATGTCTTTCACCAACTACCTGAAGAAGTACCGCAACACCATCTGTGGGCGTCACCCGATTGGAGTGCTTCTAAAT GCTGTGGCTGAGCTGAGGAAGTCTGGTTTAGAAATGAACTTCACTTTCCTGAACTACGCCCAATCAAGCGAGTGCAGGAACTGGCAGGACAGCTCCGTGAGTTACGCTGCCGGCGCTCTCATCGCTCATTGA